DNA from Brassica napus cultivar Da-Ae chromosome C4, Da-Ae, whole genome shotgun sequence:
GACGGATAATTCtggcaaacttggcctatcatTCTCGACAAGCGCTATTTGtccctcggtcaattacgccttccagtaAAGGTCCAATCCGGAatttgccatcccctttaaggacgatcgtaaactaacatgaccttaaatgtcaaagtaccatggtctaatcctcgacctacaacatccttggctatctgagcGAACACATCCTTCAGGCCAAGCCAAACTACTTGAGAAACcatcgctccatcacttaacggctaaacgacaatctacgatttgtctaaaaagGTCGTGagactattaagagaataattatcgtataaACCACAGTCGGAAATcttatgataaattcttcgtaacgaaactcagtcctaacaaccaaacggttaacggaaaaccaAAACTTGTCGATAATCGACCAAGTTCGATACATTctacaattcactttaagcccgctatgttttaaccataatacgcggcatgtaaggaaaaattcgtaacaaagcttctataggtatacgaaacatcctccaaaatgcacgaaatagatctcgaaaggccaacacttcacaaagcactataaaggaaaacgcttcttcccatggacatatttacgcgacccctcagttctaattcctcgatcgcaaatcaaattattagcatccaaacaggaacaataATTTTGGCTGCGAATATCCGTAGACAGACcaaaatgtttctcaaacgcagggctaagattAAACCCTTGCaatatcgcgaaacatcttcaagcccgcgaacatttcaagcacgaaacgcggcatacgatagaaaaaatcaatcttcagaattacgagacgtcgcagacgcctgaagaaccatttttcaacaaaattaccttcctcgataaatgcaccttcttggaagaccaaacagtcatgcatactaacatcttctcaaacacgTATTCTTCACGAAGACtcaaaaacggtaatatctaccaataagtttgttgctgatcacaacaaactcttaacgtcctaaacagactttgccatctcgtagagatagctctcgtacacctgacacaagggtaatagcgctatataaaaatccgaaattttggtcagcactttcgggagacttaaaaattgtcctcgaagagatgctcgattcctaccatacaagtcacgtaagccgagaacatatcgcggactttaaagtGGGATGGAATCAGGTCAAAACTGATACGGGAAACGTAAGTCgaagtagtcatcgcaccccttaaagccgtgattagacataggtcttgccctaaacccaacacaCCGGTCTCttacatctctaggcatagtatcaaacaccctgatacgagatcccaaaatttgtctcttggccaatattcgagcgtcttcagaaatcccgcaagtttacacactgccgaaaactctcgaaacagatcacagaTATAGCAGTTGAcaaagagttagattacgagatgacaactcgtaatcttccctctacacccatataaaatgccatcggcagcaacacgcaagttttccctctacacccatataaatgTCCAAGAAATTCTTGGGCTTGATGGTTTACAAAAAGAATCAAAAACAGACTTTTTGGGccaaatggagaaaccgatAAAAATTGGCTAAGGaaaaaagatggatttcgaccAGGCTTTAAAAAGATATGTCTTGGCCCATATCAGGAGTATATTATTCACTTTTCAAAGTCCTGGTCGTGGCTATATCAAGAGGCagtccaagtttcagtcaaagactttaattagtcaagtctttgtttctattttcaatgtcttgtttttaacacattattctttagatctctacaacttgtaatcctataaataaggcctAAGAGCCACGATTTAACACAATGAGTTTTcccctttttatgagtttatctctttgttctttgtagaacacttcttgtttcttggtgaggttatctacGAGTAAACATTCTCTATTTCgttggacttgtgcgtcatatTACGCAACGTTTAGAAacccttcttttgttggacttgtgcgtcatTTCAAGCAACaactgaagtctggtagtatcaagagactttccgcctctcttgtgtcaccattcactCCACCAGTTCTCCCTTTTGTCGAGTTCATATCCTTTAGTCCGATTGAGTGATCCTTCCCTATCCTAGggtccttcaagtggtatcagagccactcaaccGGTACTATCTATACATCTTCTCATCTTTCATTTTCTAAACATGTGTGTGAGTGACgataaacacttgagagtgtgaggattatTTTTATCTGTTAACCTTTTGTGTTAAGAATTTTCAGGTTAATATGTTTGAAGTTGACCAAAGAAGGCTTTTCAGTCAGTTTGAAGTCCGAGAGTTTTGTGACAACCTTGTGGAGGGTGTGGTGaaagccctcaaggacgtcGGTAAAATCCAGAAGAAGAGCACAACCACACGTGCACCTGTAGCTAATCTATCATTATTCATCAATGAAAAACTcaaaggtaaatctgaaaacaaccttgaagatctaacagatttttcagattctttaccaaTTTTTGATGAGTACGATGAAGAGCTGATTGAAAGTTTGATGATTTGTGAGGATAATTGTGATCTTCCTTTTCCAGAACctgattttatgtttgataAAAAACAGACTATTGCAGAACTAACTTttttgcaaccggagcatccgagtagtcttgttctATTTTCACAGGATTTTGAGGAAAAACCATTCGACTACCCACATTAAGGATCGCTTCTTGATACTAGGAGACCCTTGGACGATGCCTaggtcccatctttgatgaggaagacGAACTTGGTCCTAACTTTGATGAGAAAGCACCAAGCTTGACATCCATCAACATGGAGAATCATCTCTGCTTTGATCCAGGCACAACTCCTACGCATTTGACCACATACATTCAAGAGCATTCTCAGAAACTTGATTTGATCAATTTTCTGTCTGAAATGTGTGTTAAGATCAGTTCTCAAGATGTAAAACGTTTTGGTTTTGACAAGGTTAAAGAATTTCGTGTTTCAGATTCTGTTTTTGAAAACatgtttaattcttttaaagTGTTTGAACCAGATGAACTTCTTgatcaaaaacgttttcaacATGACAATGGCATCAattctggatttttttttgagttttgatcagtTCTTGAAACATAGCAAAGGTTTAGATCATTTTGAAGAGTCTCTTGAGCTTGATTTTTGTGCTAGAAATTCGTTTGATTCATTTGTCTTCAAAGATAATAGCTTTAATCTGAGCTGTTATAGATATGCACTGATCACTGGTAACTTGTTTGCATCCACTTGTGCCTTGGACGAATTTATAGTTAAGACTTTGCTGGAACAGAAATCACTTAGAGCTAAAACCGATTTTTGTTATGATTCTGTTTTGAAATCTGATCTTGAACTTTTGTATTCTAATTCTGATCATGTTAGGCacgttttgaaaatgttttatgatatttcatGCATTGAAAGCATTCTGATTTACAACACCTTCTTTGATAAAAGTTCTGATCCTTGGATAAGTAATTCTCGGTTTGAAATCGATCATTTATGTTCTAAATCTTAGAAATTTGCGCATGTTTTGAAATTGTTCTTTAGTAACAGTTCTATCATGTGCCCTGACACCATTCTGGTGTACAACACTTACTTTGATAGGCTTCATGATGATCTGAAACGTGTGCTACATGTTCTAGGGAAAGAAACTTTGGTTTCTGATCTGAACAAGTACTTGTCCTGCACATATGATCCTggtattttaatgtttattttgaGTGTCCAGAATAAACAGGATCAGTCTCCATGAGGTGTCAGGAAAAGAAGCAGAGATCGTGCTTATAAGTTTGAGATTTGGAGATGGAAATACTTGaggaaaacaacttcaaaacttcaaggaagtttcttttcaaaattttcctTCACTATATTTTACATGTTCTTTAGATTCTTTTTCCTGATTTATTTGCTTTTGATACATGTAAAATAGATTTCaggtcaaatattttttaagaggGAGAGAATGATGTGCCCTTGGGTAGCGCACCGGGCAAAACAGACATGCATGGcatgatcatggaaagcagtaaagatatatgttcattgtttgaccCATATCTTCCAAACCACGAGGATTATACCCATGAAATCACTTGGAAAGTGTTCTCAACTAAATTATGGAGCTCCTCAAAGAAGAATCAGATTAAACGGAGTTCATATGTGACAGTTATGCTATTTACAAATCATGTGATCTTTAGTTCTCGCGAATTCAGACCACCCGAGAAGTTGGAAAtggctaaccttctttctgatgaaccaaTGACCAATTCAATCATTAAAAAGGTGATTATTCATGTTTTAAATGTCCAAGAAAGTCTTGGGCTTGATGGTTTACAAAAAGAATCAAAAACAGACTTGTTTGGGccaaatggagaaaccgatAAAAATTGGCTAAGGaaaaaagatggatttcgaccAGACTTTAAAGAGACATGTCTTGGCCCATATCAGGAGCATATTCTTCACTTTTCAAAGTCCTGGTCGTGGCTATATCAAGAGGCagtccaagtttcagtcaaagactctatttagtcaagtctttgtttctattttcaatatcttgtttttagcacattcttctttggatctcTACAACTTGCAATCCTAAAAATAAGGCctaagagccacgaaataaCACAATGAGTTTTcccctttttatgagtttatctctttgttctttgtagaacacttcttgtttcttggtgaggttatctccgagTAAACATTCTCTATTTCGTTAGAtttgtgcgtcatatcaagcaGAACTAGACTGCCAACGATCTGACGATAGAGAGTCTTCACCTTATGGACCTGCTTTCGCCGAATGGTAATCTTtgtctttccttttgtctttcGGGGATGTGATTGGGAAAAGAGCCATTGGAAGGTGACTAAAAGACCAGAAACAGGGGCGTTTGAGCTTTTTCTGCTGCGTCTTTTAATCGACCTGAAAAACAATACCAAGACTACTTCTTTCTCAGGAAGTGCAGCGAGTACTTGAGAAATTTTGGGATATCATGCCCCACGAATTAGTTGCCAAGTGTGCCCTAGTATGGCACTCTACCACAAGATCGAGTTGGAGCCTGGAGCCAAACCCCAACTATTTAGACTGGGGTTGGGTTAAGCAGATGGCCCCCCAACTTAATAGAAAAACTGTCGGAGCTGCGCCCTTTCCCAACCTTTAGAAacccttcttttgttggacttgtgcgtcatatcaagtAACAACTGAAGTCTagtagtatcaagagactttccgcccctcttgtgtcaccattcattccACCAGTTCTCCCTTTTGGCGAATTCATATCCCTTAGTCTGATTGAGTGATTCTTCCATATCCTAGGGTCCTTCACGACTCCTCTAAAGAAATCTGGGAAGCCGTGAAGTCAAGAAATCTTGGTGATGAACGCGTAAAGGAAGCTCGCCTCAAACCTTGATGAATGAGTTTGAACGTCTAAGGATGAAAGACACAGAATCAATAGATATCTTTTCGGGCAAGATATTAGAATTGGCCTCAAATCCGCAGCGTTAGGTCAAGCGATGGCAGAACCtaagctggtaaagaagttcCTGAACAGTTTACCGCAAAGCTAGTATATTCAGATCATAGCCTCACTTGAACAAGTTCTCGATCTGAATAAAACGAGTTTCGAAGACATTGTTGGGAGACTCAAGGCATATGAAGAACGGATTTAGGAAGAAGATACGCAAGAGCCACAAGGGAACCTTCTGTACACGGACTCCAATCAATCATACAACTCAAGAGGAAGATGTAGAGGTTGGAATCGTGGTCgaggaaacagaggaagaggGTAAGCCACTGAACAAGGATGTGATGTTAGGATGAGGGATAACTACCTAACACTGGAAGACCCTAATGGAAGACTACTGGCGAAAGTATTAAGGTCGCCTAACCGGCTGTACAAGTTGCGACTTCAAGTTGGTAGACCAGCCTGTTTGCACACGAGAATCGAAGAAGATACTTGGAGATGGCATGCTAGGCTCGGACACATTAGTTTCAAAACTATAAGGTCGATGGCGATACAACAGGTGGTACACGGGTTGCCGAAGATTCAAGATGAGAAGGAGTGTTGGAATTGGAAGGGAGCGAACAAGGAAGAACATAGCGAGCATGGTATGTTTAGGATGTCATGGGGTGCTACAATGGATGATGAACATGGTCCATTCGTAGTTGGAACTCAACAGGAAGAACTTGCTGCTGAAGAGACTGACACGCAGCAACAAGAACATGTTTAAGTCAATCCAGGCGTTGAACAAATCAAACCACAACCTAGGCGCTCAACACGTCAATCAACTCGTCCTAGCTATCTTGAAGACTACGTATTACTGGCCGACATTGAGTGTGAGTTTCTACTTCTTGCACTCAATGACGAACCAATTAACTTTCAAGAAGCCATTCAATGGCACTACAAAAAATGAGGTATTAATAGCATATTACAATAGCATTGATTTACAAACTggtattaaaaatgatattctGGAATATGATACTTTATAATAGCATTTTATTAGTGCTAAATCGTATTTTCACTAAGCGGGAAGAGAAAGTGAGTTTTCGAGCCTAGTTTTCTTTATTAGCGCCAATACTTAGCCAAATTTTGAttctggcaaaaaaaaatcccGAAGGTTTATAGGTTTGGTGtcaaaagcttttttttttttttttttttactatgtcTCATTTTAGCCTcacaatagaaaaaaaaaattctttccaGATCTTTCTCTCCTTGGATGTTGCTTCTTCAGCACCACATTGTTTCTCCACAGCCGTCCTCGGCCTCCTCCACCTCCTGTTCCCTCTAACCCAGCTCACCCAAACCCTAACTCCATCTCTGCCCGCATCCACGACGATTTGGATCCTCCGCTCTTATTCTTTTTAATTCCACTGGAGTTTTATCATCTCTGCCTATTCGACTTTAAGTGTAGAAAGAAAGAGCATTACTCAAGCTTATTCTTTGCAATCCTCCTCAACTGCTAAGGTCTGATTCCTTATGTTAATTTTGCCCTAGTTTTTCGATTTATGAAAGATTATAAATCCACTTTGCTATGTGTTTGTGAGTGCAGAATCATGACTTCCAGGGACTCGTCCCAGTGAGGGTGAAGAAATTCACCGAGTCTTTTCATTTCGGTGGTGAAAAAATATACAATCTCTTCCAGATTTCTCCCGTCTTTTCGTTACTTAGTTGGGTCTTGTAACAAGTGTCACTTGTTGGGTTAGTTAGTGACGAAGACTTCTCCAAAGTCACTGAAGTTAGATTCTCTCTTGTTGATGGAACAGGTGGTATCGATTATAAAAGACGGTACCTTTCTAAACATCCCTTTTTGATGAAATGAGGCATAGAGAGTGTTTGTAATTTGGATTGTGCCTTTTGTTATTAGGGTGAATGAAAGTTTTGACGCTAGAGAAATGGAGTCAGTGCAGTGATTATACTATCTCCTGGGTCTTCTTCTCTCACCTTTCTTGGTAAAGTTtgtgttttcaaatatttttttctcttgtgaAACAGAGATGGAACTTATGTGCGTCTCAGTTGTCAGctatgtttttatttgattcCTGTAGCACTGTTTTATAGGTTTTTGTATCAAGTTATTTTCACAAGTATATAGGTCTCTGGCCCTCTTTGCTGCTGGTTGCTCCCTGAATGCTGAAGAACTCGCTATCTCGAAACTCGGTTTGCCTCGGTGAGTCTCTAGAGAAGCGTGGTATCAGTCACCTCTTCCCGTCCGGGTTAAAAGACTTTTCCTTTCAATCTGAAAACTGTTAAAGACTTATCCTTTATCTGTATTGACATACTGTGTTTTGTGTTGTCTGAAGAGGGATGAGATAGTTCCTGCACTGCAAAAACGAGACATCATAGCTCGTGCAAAGACATGACCTAGAAAGAATTTAGCTTTATGTATCATCAAACTCCTTCTGAACAAGCTGTAGACTACTCTGCTTTCAGGTTCTTATGATTTTACTCATGTCTGATGTATAAGACAGAATTCAGAAACGAGGAGCAGAAGAGCGAGTATCATTTGTTGTTTGCTCAACTTTTAATCTTGTGATGTTTCTCTCATGTTTAAGTTTCAGATAGAGGCTTTACGTGCCAGTAGTCTTCAAGTGCCTTGAAGGCACGTCCCTTTTAATTCtctttttaattgatttctcCATTTCCATAGCTCTGAGTTTCAGTATCATTTACTTCATCCTCAGACCTCCTCGCATATCAGAAATGTCAGTGGAAGAACTTGATGCTAATGAAAAACAAGCTTTTCTGAATTGGCGCCGGATGTTTGTGAGGTTAGCTTTTTTTTGTCGAGTGACTCTTACCTCTCTAGTgtgattcttataaaaaaatcaatatctaTCCGTTACTGAAATGTTTGTTGGCGTGTATGAATTGTTTTCGTCATGTGCACTGTTCTATATTGCTCATTACCATTTGCTTATACGTGCATACTTGTTCTCCTGTATTTGGGTTTAGGCTAGAGGAAAATGAAAAGCTTGTGTTGACTCCTTTCGAAAAGAACCTCGACATCTGGAGACAGCTTTGGCGAGTTCTTGAACGTAGTGATTTGGTAAGTCCTTGGCAAAGTGTATTAACCCTCTCATTAAACgtctttgtttatttaattctTACTCTTTTTCTTCAGATTGTTATGGTAGTTGATGCTAGGGATGTGTTAGTTCCTGCACTGCAAAAACGAGACATCATAGCTCGTGCAAAGACAGGAACCGCAAAGACAGTAACTGGAAATACTACTCTCGATGTCAAAGCTGAGAGGGCAGAAGATGTTCTCACACATCAGAGATACATGCTAAGGCCAAGAAGGAAATGGGAGCTCAAGGTTTTGATTTAGTTCCCTTGTTTTCTATAGCCCTTTTTATATTTAGCTCTGATGTTTGTGTAAGATTTGATGAAAATGTAGACATGTTTGTGGTAATGATGTAAGTACATTTTGGTTTTATCAATGAAATATAAATTGAATATTActttttttatgtaaatataattcACAAAAACATGTTTCTGTGAACAGTTTCTAATATCACATAATCGATAATAGATATAGCATTGATACATCACTatgatagaaaataaaatagcatcCAGTTATCATAATGTTCGACTAACCATAGCAAGTTAAAAACAAGGCTTTCATATGTCTCTGATATAATGGCGTTTAAAAAACTGCTATCATATAGGGGGACCTATTATAGCTAGGGCAGACATAGCGGTTTCAATAACGCTAACAATAGCATATAATAGTTGTTTTCTTACGCTAAGAAAgtccatttttcttgtagtgtggaGAAAAGCTTGCACAAACGAGATTGATTCTATTGAGGAGAATGAGACGTGGGTGCTCGTAGACAAACCAGCCGGAGTAAAAGTTATTGGCCTCAAGTGGATCTTTAAGATCAAAAGGAATGCAGATGGCTTAATCAACAAGTATAAGTCAAGACTCGTGGCTAAAGGATATGTTCAACAACATGGAATTGACTTTGAAGAGGTGTTTGCACCAGTTGCTCGTATAGAGACGATCAGATTGCTATTCGGTTTAGCTGCTGCAAACGGATGAGAGATCCATCACTTGGACGTGAAGACAACACTCTTACATGGAGAATTGACAGAAGATGTGTATGTATCTCAGCCTAAAGGATTTGAAAAGAAGGGAGAAGAACATAAGCTTTTCAAACTTCGAAAGGCTTTATACGGACTAAGGCAAGCTCCATGAGCCTGGAACACAAAGCTTGATCAAGTACTGAAAGGATTAAAGTTCCATAAGTGTTCCAAGGAAAGTTTAGTATACCGAAAGGAAGAAGGACTCGTGGTGGTGAATAATAGTCATCATAATGATCATGATCATATCGAAACCGGAGGCAACTAATGAAGGTGATTTCGATAATGATCAGGATCACACCACATATGAAGATGTGATAGAAGATCAACATCAATCTGTTCAACCACATCAACCCGTTCAACCGGAACAACATGTTCAACTGGAACAACATGTTCAAGCGGAACAAACTGTTCAACCGGAAGAACCTGTTCGACATCTGCGAAGATCAAGTTGCCAAAGTGTTCAGTCAAGCTATCTGGTTGATTATGCTCTTCAaagatccaaagaagaatgtgagAGACTT
Protein-coding regions in this window:
- the LOC106396561 gene encoding GTPase LSG1-2, giving the protein MSVEELDANEKQAFLNWRRMFVRLEENEKLVLTPFEKNLDIWRQLWRVLERSDLIVMVVDARDVLVPALQKRDIIARAKTGTAKTVTGNTTLDVKAERAEDVLTHQRYMLRPRRKWELKVLI